CTCGGCCGGCGATCCGATCGTCTTCACCTGGAAGGCCTGGCTGACGTTGCAGCTCACCGTCGAGCAGACCCTCGAGGTGCCGGATCCCTTCTAGGCCTCGCCGATTCGCGTCTTTCCTTGCCGCGCGCGCCCTCGGGCGCGCGCGGTCTGCTTGACAGGTGGGCCCGGCGGCGCTAGCCTGCCATGGATTTTAGGCGTCCCTAATCCGTCGCCGCGAGGTCGCCCGTGCCCCTCCGCCAGGAAGCTCGCGAGGACTACCTGACCGCTCTGCTCCGCCTTGGCGAGTGCGGTGGCGCCGTCAGCACGACGGCCCTGGCCGCGCGGCTCGGGGTGGCGCCGGCCTCCGCAACCGGCATGCTCAAGACGCTCGCCCGCGAGGGCCTCGTCGCGCACGAGCGCTACCGCGGCGCGCAGCTCAGCCCGCTCGGCCGCGAGCGCGCGCTGGCGGTCGTCCGCCGGCACCGGCTCGTCGAGACCTTCCTCGTCGGCACGCTGGGCCTGCCCGCCGACCGCGTCCACGCGGAGGCGCACCGGCTCGAGCACGCCCTCTCCGACGAGGTGGTCGAGCGCCTGGACCACTGGCTGGGCCGCCCCGAGCGCGACCCGCACGGCAGTCCGATTCCCCGCGCGGAACCCCCGCGAATTCCTCAGGCAAAGGCTGACAGCCGGCCGCGGCGGCGCTAGGCTGGGCAAGGAGACCGGGCATGCGAAGCAGCTTGCCCC
The sequence above is a segment of the bacterium genome. Coding sequences within it:
- a CDS encoding metal-dependent transcriptional regulator translates to MPLRQEAREDYLTALLRLGECGGAVSTTALAARLGVAPASATGMLKTLAREGLVAHERYRGAQLSPLGRERALAVVRRHRLVETFLVGTLGLPADRVHAEAHRLEHALSDEVVERLDHWLGRPERDPHGSPIPRAEPPRIPQAKADSRPRRR